The Paenibacillus swuensis genome contains the following window.
AATCTCTGACGCCTCCGTCTTCGGCTCCGTCAAAGGCAGCTCGCGCACGCCCTTCACAGCGGCGTCGGCTCGCTCCATGCGACTGACGCCGTTGAACACGCCGCCGTCCTCTACAACCAGCGCGGCCGCGCTAATGTTACCATGCAGCTCGCCGCTGCGGGAGATGATCAGCTTGCCCTTGACCGTGACGTTGCCGACGACTTTGCCGGCAACAAACAACTCGCGCGCGGTCACATTGGACCGCGCCACACCTTGTTCGCCGATCACGACGTCTCCGGCGCATTCAATATCTCCGCTGATTTCGCCTTCAATCCGGAGGCATGTCTCACAAATCAGCTTGCCCTCCAACACGGCGCCCTCGCCGATCAAAGTTCGAACAGAATTTACGTTCCTATTAGTCTTCGTTCTCCCAAACATAGCTGACATCCTTTCCCATGGGCTTGATATAAAGCTGAGGATTGATTTCTTTCCCGTCCCGGTGAATTTCAAAATGGAGATGCGGCCCCGTGCTCCGACCCGTAGAACCAAGCAATCCGATTACGGTTCCCTTGGTTACATGTTGACCGGGCTTGACCATGCGTTTGCTAAGATGCAAATAACTTGTGCTGATCCGGCTTGTATGCCCCAGTACGATATATTGCCCATGCTGTCCATCGGAGTCTGAAACTTCCACGGTACCGTCTGCCGCCGCAAACACCTTGTCCCCCGTGTCTCCCGCGATATCCAGTCCTCTGTGAAAGCTGGGTCTATGATGAAAGGGGTCACTGCGGTAGCCGAAGAGAGAGGTGACTGTACGGGAGGTAGTAGGCCATAGCGTTGGAGTAACGGCTAATTTATGCTGAGCTTCCCGAGCTTTGGCAAGGGTTTCGGCAAGATTCTTTTGCATCGTGCTTAAAAGTGTGTTTAACGAATCGTATTTGGCATTTAAGGTGGTGCTCAGGGCAATCATTTCCTCGTTACTAGGGGGCAGCCATTCCCCGCCGGCGGCTGAGGAAATCGTTTCCGACTCTGCCGAAGGTTTCGCATTCTTGGCGGATGCGGACCGGGACGAAGATTCCTTTCCGTTTCCGAGAAATCCGTTAATCTCAACCTCTAATTCCTGTAAACGGCCAAGTTGCTTCGATACTTGGTTCGCTTGCCGGGAGAGACGAATGACTTCGCTTTGAAGTTGTTCTATATCACTGTTTTTATCAATGACGGTGCGTGTAAATTGGTGGGACTGCTGACGTAAGTCCGATTCCAGCTTGGACTGCGTGTGGCTCGCGTCATAGTGCATCGTGAGAAAGATATACGTTAGTGCCGAGACGCCAAGCAAAGGTAGAGTAAAGATTAGCCACTTGGAAAGACGGAAATGCATCACTGAACGCTCAGGTTCCGGAATAATCAGTAATGTGAATTTACGCTTGTGTTTTCCGAACATGACTACTCCTTTCCGTTTAAATTTGATGGGACCCTACCTTAACGTATTCCTTGTCTATATGAAACATGCCCTTTAATTCGATTCGGACAACCCTTGCTCTTTGCCGCTCTGGGTGGAAGAAGCCTCTTGATTCTGCGGCGGCACGGTGACTTTAGCCAATTCAAAGTGGCCTGCTACCGCGCCTGCCAGAAGGCAGAAGAAGAAGGTGCCTGCGCAGATATTGGCCGCTATCGGTGAGGAAGAACCGACGAAATACCCCACGATTACGGAAATCAGGCTAATCACCGGCATGATGGTTGCGAACCGTACAATCCCCGGGTACGTCATCCGTTCAAAAA
Protein-coding sequences here:
- a CDS encoding bactofilin family protein codes for the protein MFGRTKTNRNVNSVRTLIGEGAVLEGKLICETCLRIEGEISGDIECAGDVVIGEQGVARSNVTARELFVAGKVVGNVTVKGKLIISRSGELHGNISAAALVVEDGGVFNGVSRMERADAAVKGVRELPLTEPKTEASEISQAAG
- a CDS encoding M23 family metallopeptidase codes for the protein MFGKHKRKFTLLIIPEPERSVMHFRLSKWLIFTLPLLGVSALTYIFLTMHYDASHTQSKLESDLRQQSHQFTRTVIDKNSDIEQLQSEVIRLSRQANQVSKQLGRLQELEVEINGFLGNGKESSSRSASAKNAKPSAESETISSAAGGEWLPPSNEEMIALSTTLNAKYDSLNTLLSTMQKNLAETLAKAREAQHKLAVTPTLWPTTSRTVTSLFGYRSDPFHHRPSFHRGLDIAGDTGDKVFAAADGTVEVSDSDGQHGQYIVLGHTSRISTSYLHLSKRMVKPGQHVTKGTVIGLLGSTGRSTGPHLHFEIHRDGKEINPQLYIKPMGKDVSYVWENED